From Cellulosimicrobium sp. ES-005, one genomic window encodes:
- a CDS encoding MarR family transcriptional regulator, with product MTTEPRWLDDRQLDAWKRLVAVVELLPGVLDSQLRRDADLSHFEYYVLAMLSEARDRTLRMTDLAGATNATLPRLSHVVARLEKRGLVERVPCPEDRRATNAHLTDAGWTKLVATAPGHVATVRDHVIDALTPDQVEQLDAIAGAILQRVDPDDRMGFLRR from the coding sequence ATGACGACAGAACCCCGCTGGCTCGACGACCGGCAGCTCGACGCGTGGAAGCGGCTCGTGGCCGTGGTCGAGCTGCTCCCGGGCGTCCTGGACTCCCAGCTCCGGCGCGACGCCGACCTGAGCCACTTCGAGTACTACGTGCTCGCCATGCTCTCCGAGGCACGCGACCGCACCCTGCGCATGACCGACCTCGCGGGGGCCACCAACGCGACCCTCCCCCGGCTCTCCCACGTCGTGGCCCGGCTCGAGAAGCGCGGGCTCGTCGAGCGCGTCCCGTGCCCCGAGGACCGGCGCGCCACCAACGCGCACCTCACCGACGCCGGGTGGACCAAGCTCGTCGCGACGGCGCCGGGCCACGTCGCGACCGTCCGCGACCACGTGATCGACGCGCTCACGCCCGACCAGGTCGAGCAGCTCGACGCCATCGCGGGCGCGATCCTCCAGCGCGTGGACCCCGACGACCGCATGGGCTTCCTGCGCCGCTGA
- a CDS encoding NAD(P)-binding domain-containing protein: protein MSSITIIGVGTMGSAIAGLALAAGSAVQVLTREATDLDPRVAAGTIGDELTGDVVVLALPYGAVAEVVDLYADRLDGKVVVDITNPLDFATFDSLVVPDGSSAAAQLQQRVPGARVLKAFNMNFAATLASGQVGPLPTTVLVAGDDAEAKAALAGAVSGVRVVDAGSLKRAHELEALGFLQLTLAAAEKTSWTTGFALAE from the coding sequence ATGAGCAGCATCACCATCATCGGAGTCGGCACCATGGGCTCGGCGATCGCCGGTCTCGCGCTCGCCGCGGGCAGCGCGGTGCAGGTCCTCACGCGCGAGGCGACCGACCTCGACCCCCGGGTCGCGGCCGGCACGATCGGCGACGAGCTCACCGGCGACGTCGTCGTCCTCGCCCTCCCGTACGGGGCCGTGGCGGAGGTCGTCGACCTCTACGCCGACCGCCTCGACGGCAAGGTCGTCGTCGACATCACCAACCCGCTCGACTTCGCCACCTTCGACTCCCTCGTCGTGCCCGACGGCTCGTCGGCCGCGGCGCAGCTCCAGCAGCGCGTTCCCGGCGCGCGCGTGCTCAAGGCGTTCAACATGAACTTCGCCGCGACCCTCGCCTCCGGGCAGGTCGGCCCGCTCCCGACGACGGTCCTCGTCGCGGGCGACGACGCGGAGGCCAAGGCGGCGCTCGCCGGCGCCGTCTCCGGCGTCCGGGTGGTCGACGCGGGGTCGCTGAAGCGCGCTCACGAGCTCGAGGCCCTCGGCTTCCTGCAGCTCACGCTCGCCGCGGCGGAGAAGACGTCCTGGACGACGGGCTTCGCGCTCGCCGAGTGA
- a CDS encoding TetR/AcrR family transcriptional regulator codes for MTDAPDLPPRLALAWGVAERPERTPKRELSIERIVDTAIEIADADGLGAVSMAKVAQSLGFTTMSLYRYVTSKDDLLLLMQEAALDVEYPPAHEPADWRAELREWAQFTMAVFASHPWFLDIPVTGAPLTPNNLRGADSALRALRSTPLDDEEKMSVILLVSGYARNAARLQSDLARAVTEAGADETVLGGGWGGALRDLVDEVRFPYLRPLVEAGTYAEEGAIDDTAWGLERVLDGIAVYVDARAAGAPGAGRRAPASVDPPAPAEAAGTDPRDAVAPVEMAVHVKDPKVKKATLKRRDAERRVREAQKKVRELEKALREAEKAERETARAAVEKARG; via the coding sequence ATGACGGACGCACCCGACCTCCCGCCCCGGCTCGCGCTCGCGTGGGGCGTCGCCGAACGGCCCGAGCGCACGCCCAAGCGCGAGCTGAGCATCGAGCGGATCGTCGACACCGCCATCGAGATCGCGGACGCCGACGGGCTCGGCGCGGTCTCCATGGCGAAGGTCGCGCAGAGCCTCGGCTTCACGACGATGTCGCTCTACCGGTACGTGACGAGCAAGGACGACCTGCTGCTGCTCATGCAGGAGGCGGCACTCGACGTCGAGTACCCGCCCGCGCACGAGCCCGCGGACTGGCGCGCGGAGCTGCGCGAGTGGGCGCAGTTCACCATGGCGGTGTTCGCGTCCCACCCGTGGTTCCTCGACATCCCGGTGACCGGCGCGCCGCTCACGCCGAACAACCTGCGCGGGGCCGACAGCGCCCTGCGCGCCCTGCGCTCCACGCCGCTCGACGACGAGGAGAAGATGTCGGTCATCCTGCTCGTGAGCGGCTACGCGCGGAACGCCGCCCGACTGCAGTCGGACCTGGCCCGCGCGGTCACCGAGGCCGGGGCCGACGAGACCGTCCTGGGCGGCGGCTGGGGCGGCGCGTTGCGCGACCTCGTCGACGAGGTGCGCTTCCCCTACCTGCGCCCGCTCGTGGAGGCGGGGACGTACGCCGAGGAGGGCGCGATCGACGACACCGCGTGGGGCCTCGAGCGCGTGCTCGACGGGATCGCGGTCTACGTGGACGCCCGCGCGGCCGGAGCCCCGGGCGCGGGGCGCCGCGCCCCGGCGTCCGTCGACCCGCCGGCCCCGGCGGAGGCCGCGGGGACCGACCCGCGCGACGCCGTCGCCCCGGTCGAGATGGCCGTGCACGTCAAGGACCCGAAGGTGAAGAAGGCGACGCTCAAGCGGCGCGACGCCGAGCGCCGCGTCCGCGAGGCGCAGAAGAAGGTGCGCGAGCTCGAGAAGGCGCTGCGCGAGGCGGAGAAGGCCGAGCGCGAGACGGCGCGGGCTGCGGTGGAGAAGGCACGCGGCTGA
- a CDS encoding ABC transporter permease: protein MSATTPTLATSPARPPRTAARARQTPATAARDVRTMVARETRRQLRSVDGLITAFVLPVMIMLVFVVIFGGAIGGDDYIDYVVPGVLVMCLGFGSATAAVGVAQDMTSGTIDRFKTLPIFGPSALWGHVVASVARNLASAVVVVAVALALGFRPDAGLGDWLGLVAFAVLAVLTFTWLSVALGLVLSVEASQSVNFLFLFVPYLSSGFVEIDTMPSWLHGFAENQPFTPVIETFRGLLAGSPDATTVLTAVAWLVGFLVVSCAAGSVLYRRRTAR from the coding sequence ATGAGCGCCACCACGCCCACGCTCGCGACGTCGCCCGCGCGCCCGCCGCGCACCGCCGCACGCGCCCGGCAGACACCCGCGACCGCCGCGCGCGACGTGCGGACGATGGTCGCGCGCGAGACGCGCCGCCAGCTCCGCAGCGTCGACGGCCTCATCACCGCGTTCGTGCTGCCCGTGATGATCATGCTGGTCTTCGTCGTCATCTTCGGTGGCGCGATCGGTGGGGACGACTACATCGACTACGTCGTCCCGGGCGTGCTCGTCATGTGCCTCGGGTTCGGCTCGGCGACGGCCGCCGTGGGGGTCGCGCAGGACATGACCTCGGGCACGATCGACCGGTTCAAGACGCTGCCGATCTTCGGGCCGTCCGCGCTGTGGGGGCACGTCGTGGCGAGCGTGGCGCGCAACCTCGCGTCCGCGGTCGTCGTCGTGGCCGTCGCGCTCGCGCTGGGCTTCCGGCCCGACGCCGGGCTCGGCGACTGGCTGGGCCTCGTCGCGTTCGCCGTGCTCGCGGTGCTCACGTTCACGTGGCTGAGCGTCGCGCTCGGTCTGGTGCTGAGCGTCGAGGCGTCGCAGTCGGTGAACTTCCTGTTCCTGTTCGTGCCCTACCTCAGCTCGGGCTTCGTCGAGATCGACACGATGCCCTCGTGGCTGCACGGCTTCGCCGAGAACCAGCCGTTCACGCCGGTCATCGAGACCTTCCGCGGCCTCCTCGCGGGGTCGCCCGACGCGACGACGGTCCTCACGGCCGTAGCGTGGCTCGTGGGCTTCCTGGTCGTGAGCTGCGCCGCCGGCTCCGTCCTCTACCGCCGCCGAACGGCCCGCTGA
- a CDS encoding ATP-binding cassette domain-containing protein yields the protein MTEPMIAVQGLEKSYGDHAVLRGVDLTVRRGEIFALLGPNGAGKTTTVNILTTLVRPDGGTARVAGADVVHDAARVRETIALTGQYASVDEFQTGRENLVMMGELAHLPRRSVRRRADELLARFDLADAADRRVGTYSGGMRRRLDLAISLVADPAVLVLDEPTTGLDPASRAQLWDVVRGLAADGTTVLLTTQYLEEADRLADTIAVLHDGRVAARGTAAELKALVAGDHVRVAFDDPASLAAAVGLAPALGLARTTTDDKDLSLTAPSDDPVRTIRDVLAAADSHDLAVVGVSVVKPTLDDVFLALTRKEGAR from the coding sequence ATGACCGAACCGATGATCGCCGTGCAGGGGCTCGAGAAGTCCTACGGCGACCACGCCGTGCTGCGCGGCGTCGACCTGACCGTGCGCCGCGGCGAGATCTTCGCGCTGCTCGGGCCCAACGGCGCCGGCAAGACCACGACCGTCAACATCCTCACGACCCTCGTCCGCCCCGACGGCGGCACGGCCCGCGTCGCGGGGGCCGACGTCGTGCACGACGCGGCGCGCGTGCGCGAGACCATCGCGCTCACGGGCCAGTACGCGTCGGTGGACGAGTTCCAGACGGGCCGCGAGAACCTCGTCATGATGGGCGAGCTCGCCCACCTGCCCCGGCGCTCGGTGCGTCGACGCGCGGACGAGCTCCTCGCCCGCTTCGACCTCGCCGACGCCGCCGACCGCCGCGTCGGGACGTACTCGGGCGGCATGCGCCGCCGCCTCGACCTCGCGATCAGCCTCGTCGCCGACCCGGCCGTCCTCGTCCTGGACGAGCCGACGACGGGGCTCGACCCCGCCTCGCGCGCCCAGCTCTGGGACGTGGTGCGCGGCCTGGCGGCCGACGGCACGACGGTCCTGCTCACGACCCAGTACCTGGAGGAGGCCGACCGCCTCGCCGACACGATCGCCGTCCTGCACGACGGCCGCGTCGCCGCGCGCGGCACGGCCGCCGAGCTCAAGGCCCTCGTCGCCGGCGACCACGTCCGGGTCGCGTTCGACGACCCCGCGAGCCTCGCGGCCGCCGTCGGGCTCGCGCCGGCGCTGGGGCTCGCCCGCACGACCACGGACGACAAGGACCTGTCGCTCACCGCGCCGAGCGACGACCCCGTCCGCACGATCCGCGACGTCCTCGCCGCGGCCGACTCCCACGACCTCGCCGTCGTCGGGGTCAGCGTCGTCAAGCCCACGCTCGACGACGTCTTCCTCGCTCTGACCCGGAAGGAGGGCGCCCGATGA
- a CDS encoding MFS transporter, which produces MPPSRPPRPITFRGGIDGVLLVAVLLVAVNLRAPLTALPPVVADVAADLHLTAAAAGLLTGIPVLCFAVATPAVAGLLGRSSLRTAIAVALGLILVGTLLRSADLSVLGTAGLGTAGTFAGTVLLGLGITTANLAVPMIAQRDFPGHVATVTGLYTAAINVGTVATTALTAPLADAVGWRWALASWSVLAVVALVWWLRAVPREPSRPGRATTTPASRPGSGTTAPDPGERPAPHDAGGGDDGASPDPGRLASAAAEGVTGTDPAAARERHVLATPFTWWLCAMFALQSSSFYALTAWLPLILEDLAGIPRAASGGAASLFQGFAIVGGLAVPLAVRRWSLRQSFAAIAVLWLTLPVGLLVAPDLWAVWASMAGIAQAANFVVIFTLVAQRFPTVRRGRQASATVQSVGYCLAAVAPTLAGALHTATGTWTTPVAVVLGALVLMTGIGLALTGSPRSHAR; this is translated from the coding sequence ATGCCGCCGTCCCGGCCGCCCCGCCCGATCACGTTCCGCGGCGGGATCGACGGCGTGCTGCTCGTCGCGGTGCTGCTGGTCGCGGTCAACCTGCGCGCGCCGCTCACGGCGCTGCCGCCGGTCGTCGCGGACGTCGCGGCGGACCTGCACCTCACGGCGGCGGCCGCGGGCCTGCTCACGGGCATCCCCGTGCTCTGCTTCGCCGTGGCGACGCCGGCGGTCGCGGGGCTGCTGGGGCGGTCGTCGCTGCGCACCGCGATCGCGGTCGCGCTCGGGCTGATCCTCGTCGGGACGCTCCTGCGCTCGGCGGACCTCTCCGTCCTCGGCACGGCTGGCCTCGGCACCGCCGGGACGTTCGCGGGGACGGTGCTCCTGGGGCTCGGCATCACGACGGCGAACCTCGCCGTCCCGATGATCGCGCAGCGCGACTTCCCCGGGCACGTCGCGACGGTGACGGGCCTGTACACGGCGGCGATCAACGTGGGGACCGTCGCGACGACCGCGCTCACCGCGCCCCTGGCCGACGCCGTCGGGTGGCGCTGGGCGCTCGCGTCCTGGTCCGTCCTCGCGGTCGTCGCGCTCGTGTGGTGGCTGCGCGCGGTCCCGCGCGAACCGAGCAGGCCCGGGCGGGCGACGACCACCCCGGCGAGCCGGCCGGGGTCGGGCACGACGGCACCCGACCCCGGAGAGCGGCCCGCACCGCACGACGCGGGTGGTGGGGACGACGGCGCCTCCCCCGACCCGGGCAGGCTCGCCTCCGCGGCCGCGGAGGGCGTCACGGGCACCGACCCCGCCGCCGCCCGCGAGCGCCACGTCCTCGCGACGCCGTTCACGTGGTGGCTGTGCGCGATGTTCGCGCTCCAGTCGTCGAGCTTCTACGCGCTCACGGCGTGGCTGCCGCTCATCCTGGAGGACCTGGCGGGGATCCCCCGCGCGGCGTCGGGCGGGGCGGCGTCGCTGTTCCAGGGGTTCGCGATCGTCGGCGGGCTCGCCGTGCCGCTCGCGGTGCGGCGATGGTCGCTGCGTCAGAGCTTCGCCGCGATCGCGGTGCTGTGGCTGACGCTGCCGGTCGGTCTGCTCGTCGCGCCGGACCTGTGGGCGGTGTGGGCGTCGATGGCCGGGATCGCACAGGCGGCGAACTTCGTGGTCATCTTCACGCTCGTCGCGCAACGCTTCCCGACCGTCCGCCGGGGACGTCAGGCCTCGGCGACGGTGCAGTCGGTGGGCTACTGCCTCGCGGCGGTCGCCCCGACCCTGGCCGGGGCCCTGCACACGGCGACCGGGACGTGGACGACGCCGGTCGCCGTCGTGCTTGGCGCGCTCGTGCTCATGACGGGGATCGGACTCGCCCTCACGGGATCCCCCCGCTCTCACGCGAGGTAG
- a CDS encoding MarR family transcriptional regulator — MEQQHEDEVDRIVAAWQRERPDLDVEPLTVFSRVDRLARHLDRARRTAFARGHLETWEFDVLSALRRAGEPYRLSPGALVTQTLVTSGTMTNRIDRLEERGLVLRRRSPDDRRGVLVELTPEGLERVDTAMTDLLAVEARILDALEPGGRPALAALLRTVVGQFDD, encoded by the coding sequence ATGGAGCAGCAGCACGAGGACGAGGTCGACCGCATCGTCGCGGCGTGGCAGCGCGAGCGCCCCGACCTCGACGTCGAGCCGCTCACGGTGTTCTCGCGCGTCGACCGGCTCGCCCGGCACCTCGACCGCGCGCGGCGCACGGCGTTCGCGCGCGGGCACCTCGAGACGTGGGAGTTCGACGTGCTGTCGGCGCTGCGGCGGGCCGGCGAGCCGTACCGCCTGTCGCCCGGGGCGCTGGTCACGCAGACCCTCGTGACCAGCGGGACCATGACGAACCGCATCGACCGGCTCGAGGAGCGCGGGCTCGTGCTGCGCCGTCGGTCCCCCGACGACCGGCGCGGCGTGCTCGTGGAGCTCACGCCCGAGGGCCTGGAGCGCGTCGACACGGCGATGACCGACCTGCTCGCGGTGGAGGCCCGCATCCTCGACGCGCTGGAGCCCGGCGGCCGCCCTGCGCTCGCGGCGCTCCTGCGTACAGTCGTAGGACAGTTCGACGACTGA
- a CDS encoding IS110 family transposase — protein sequence MTIVAHAHPFVVGVDTHARNHVLAILTGTGEVIDTREFPTTSAGLARAIAWVARRTGGDLAVLWVIEGVASYGAGLTGAVERAGYEVVEAARMDARAHHGIGKSDPLDAARIGAAVLALDTDQLRRPRRGDGIRAALRVLVTARDHMTGERTATINALTALARVVDLGPDARKPLTRTQIAAVARWRPREEDLATATARTEAVRLAKRVNELDEQIAANQARLTELVQASQAAPLLTKIGIGPVTAAIALTAWSHPGRVRSEAAFAALAGVNPIPASSGNTIRHRLNRGGDRRLNKALHIAVLTRMTHDPETRAYIERRRAQGRTTREIRRCLKRYLARQIYRTLNTTEPATTPA from the coding sequence ATGACCATCGTCGCGCATGCGCACCCGTTCGTCGTGGGTGTGGACACCCATGCCCGCAACCACGTCCTAGCGATCCTGACCGGCACTGGTGAGGTCATCGATACCCGAGAGTTCCCGACCACGAGCGCGGGCCTGGCCCGGGCGATCGCGTGGGTCGCGCGCCGCACCGGTGGTGATCTCGCCGTGTTGTGGGTGATCGAGGGCGTCGCGTCCTATGGTGCGGGCCTGACCGGCGCCGTCGAACGGGCGGGCTACGAGGTCGTCGAGGCCGCGCGGATGGACGCGCGCGCCCACCACGGGATCGGCAAGTCCGACCCGTTGGACGCTGCCCGCATCGGTGCCGCCGTCCTGGCGCTGGATACCGACCAGCTGCGCCGTCCTCGCCGGGGCGACGGCATCCGAGCCGCCCTACGCGTCCTGGTCACCGCCCGCGACCACATGACAGGCGAACGCACCGCCACCATCAACGCACTGACCGCCCTGGCCCGCGTGGTCGACCTCGGCCCCGACGCCCGCAAGCCACTGACCCGCACCCAGATCGCCGCAGTCGCGCGCTGGCGCCCGCGCGAGGAAGACCTCGCCACCGCGACCGCACGCACCGAAGCCGTCCGCCTGGCCAAGCGCGTGAACGAGCTCGACGAACAGATCGCCGCCAACCAGGCCCGCTTGACCGAGCTCGTCCAAGCCAGCCAGGCCGCACCGCTGCTGACCAAGATCGGCATCGGCCCCGTCACCGCCGCGATCGCCCTGACCGCCTGGTCCCACCCCGGCCGGGTCCGCTCCGAAGCAGCCTTCGCCGCCCTGGCCGGGGTGAACCCCATCCCCGCGTCCTCGGGCAACACCATCCGTCACCGACTCAACCGCGGCGGCGACCGCCGCCTGAACAAAGCCCTGCACATCGCCGTCCTGACCCGCATGACCCACGACCCCGAAACCCGCGCCTACATCGAACGACGACGAGCCCAAGGACGCACCACCCGAGAGATCCGACGCTGCCTCAAGCGCTATCTCGCCCGCCAGATCTACAGGACCCTCAACACCACCGAACCCGCCACCACCCCAGCTTGA
- a CDS encoding ABC transporter permease, whose translation MSTGTSLTSWGAIRLVASREIMTRLRSKSFVWLTVILVGAVVLGGLVLNAASSSGPTAERVGVTPQTAALAESIEATGGTLGTEVETVDVADDAAGETQVRDGDLDALVTGSADAPTVVVDTELSPGLTAVFTTLAQQTALSDAVASLGGDPAQVAGDIATAEPTVRTIGEPSEFDPTRYVTGLVTGILLFMAIMISGQLIAQGVVEEKTSRVVELLLSTVRPWQLMAGKVLGIGLVGLGQVALVVLAGVGTALGLGLVDTSTIDLGTAAVWALVWFVVGFVSYALLMAGLGALVSRQEDVGAVTTPVTFLMIVPYVVGISVAPWAPDNPLVVWLSFVPLCSPLLMPVRIALGSAETWEALLALGLSLAVIPVLVWLAAKIYSNAVLRTGARVRLKDALRTA comes from the coding sequence ATGAGCACGGGGACCTCGTTGACGTCCTGGGGCGCGATCCGCCTCGTCGCGAGCCGCGAGATCATGACGCGGCTCCGCTCGAAGTCGTTCGTCTGGCTCACCGTGATCCTCGTCGGCGCGGTCGTGCTCGGCGGGCTCGTGCTCAACGCCGCGAGCTCGTCCGGCCCGACCGCCGAGCGCGTCGGCGTCACGCCGCAGACCGCCGCGCTCGCGGAGTCGATCGAGGCCACGGGCGGCACGCTCGGCACCGAGGTCGAGACCGTCGACGTCGCCGACGACGCCGCGGGCGAGACCCAGGTGCGCGACGGCGACCTCGACGCCCTCGTCACCGGCTCCGCCGACGCGCCCACCGTCGTCGTGGACACCGAGCTCTCCCCCGGCCTCACGGCCGTCTTCACGACCCTCGCCCAGCAGACCGCGCTGTCCGACGCCGTCGCGAGCCTCGGCGGCGACCCCGCCCAGGTCGCGGGCGACATCGCGACCGCCGAGCCGACCGTCCGCACGATCGGCGAACCCAGCGAGTTCGACCCGACCCGCTACGTCACCGGCCTCGTCACCGGGATCCTGCTCTTCATGGCCATCATGATCAGCGGCCAGCTCATCGCGCAGGGCGTCGTCGAGGAGAAGACGAGCCGCGTCGTCGAGCTCCTGCTCTCGACCGTCCGGCCCTGGCAGCTCATGGCGGGCAAGGTGCTCGGGATCGGCCTGGTGGGGCTGGGGCAGGTCGCGCTCGTCGTGCTCGCGGGCGTCGGGACCGCGCTCGGCCTCGGCCTCGTCGACACGTCGACGATCGACCTCGGCACCGCGGCCGTCTGGGCGCTCGTGTGGTTCGTCGTCGGGTTCGTGAGCTACGCGCTCCTCATGGCCGGCCTCGGCGCGCTCGTCTCGCGCCAGGAGGACGTCGGCGCCGTCACGACCCCCGTCACGTTCCTCATGATCGTGCCGTACGTCGTGGGCATCTCCGTCGCGCCCTGGGCCCCGGACAACCCGCTCGTCGTGTGGCTGTCGTTCGTCCCGCTGTGCTCGCCGCTCCTCATGCCCGTGCGCATCGCGCTCGGCAGCGCCGAGACCTGGGAGGCGCTCCTCGCGCTCGGCCTCTCGCTCGCCGTCATCCCGGTGCTCGTGTGGCTCGCCGCGAAGATCTACTCCAACGCGGTCCTGCGCACCGGCGCGCGCGTCAGGCTCAAGGACGCCCTCCGCACCGCCTGA
- a CDS encoding ATP-binding cassette domain-containing protein, producing MATLEIDSLTKTYGDVRALRGTSFDVRAGEIFGFVGSNGAGKTTTMRIVLGVLAADGGEVRWDGRPIDLAARRRIGYMPEERGLYPRMKVGEQLVYLARLHGLSAAEAKDAMERWTTTLGVEARRGDEVQKLSLGNQQRVQLAAALTHDPELLVLDEPFSGLDPVAVDVMSNVLRDRAEAGVPVVFSSHQLDLVERLCDRVGIIKDGAMVEVGTIDELRRTETERWVVDGPPGATWIGAVPDARAVSLEGSRTVVELAQGDRTAGDGAAVDGASGREQAVLRAALAAGPVHEFSLVRPSLTELYRDVVSAEEKPAAAAAETVEVGA from the coding sequence ATGGCGACACTCGAGATCGACTCGCTGACCAAGACCTACGGCGACGTGCGCGCCCTGCGCGGGACGTCGTTCGACGTGCGCGCCGGGGAGATCTTCGGCTTCGTCGGCTCCAACGGCGCCGGCAAGACCACGACCATGCGCATCGTCCTCGGCGTGCTCGCCGCCGACGGCGGCGAGGTGCGCTGGGACGGGCGGCCGATCGACCTCGCCGCGCGGCGGCGCATCGGCTACATGCCCGAGGAACGCGGGCTCTACCCGCGCATGAAGGTCGGCGAGCAGCTCGTCTACCTCGCGCGGCTGCACGGGCTGTCCGCCGCCGAGGCGAAGGACGCGATGGAACGCTGGACCACGACCCTCGGCGTCGAGGCCCGCCGCGGCGACGAGGTGCAGAAGCTCTCGCTCGGCAACCAGCAGCGCGTCCAGCTCGCCGCCGCGCTCACCCACGATCCCGAGCTGCTCGTGCTCGACGAGCCGTTCAGCGGGCTCGACCCCGTCGCCGTCGACGTCATGAGCAACGTGCTCCGCGACCGCGCCGAGGCGGGCGTCCCCGTCGTCTTCTCCTCGCACCAGCTCGACCTCGTGGAGCGCCTGTGCGACCGGGTCGGGATCATCAAGGACGGCGCGATGGTCGAGGTCGGCACGATCGACGAGCTCCGCCGGACCGAGACCGAGAGGTGGGTCGTGGATGGGCCGCCCGGGGCGACGTGGATCGGCGCCGTGCCCGACGCACGGGCCGTCAGCCTGGAGGGGTCCCGCACCGTCGTCGAGCTCGCGCAGGGCGACCGGACCGCGGGCGACGGCGCCGCCGTCGACGGGGCGAGCGGGCGCGAGCAGGCCGTGCTGCGCGCGGCGCTCGCCGCCGGACCGGTGCACGAGTTCTCGCTCGTCCGGCCGTCGCTCACCGAGCTGTACCGCGACGTCGTGAGCGCCGAGGAGAAGCCGGCCGCCGCGGCCGCCGAGACCGTGGAGGTGGGGGCATGA
- a CDS encoding TetR/AcrR family transcriptional regulator — MTASQRREQLLAVSRGLFAEKGFEGTSVEEIAARAEVSKPVVYEHFGGKEGIYAVVVDREVQALTAALSGALDEGGHPKVLLERTALALLSYIEASEDGFRILVRDSPVAQATGTFSSLIGDVATQVEHLLAHQFRTRGLDPKVAPIYAQMLVGMVALTGQYWLDVRSPKKTEVAAHLVNLAWNGLADMEKRPHLITTKS; from the coding sequence ATGACCGCGAGCCAGCGGCGCGAGCAGCTGCTCGCCGTGAGCCGCGGGCTCTTCGCCGAGAAGGGGTTCGAGGGGACGAGCGTCGAGGAGATCGCTGCGCGCGCCGAGGTGTCCAAGCCGGTCGTGTACGAGCACTTCGGCGGCAAGGAGGGCATCTACGCCGTCGTCGTGGACCGCGAGGTCCAGGCGCTCACGGCGGCGCTCTCCGGCGCGCTCGACGAGGGCGGCCACCCCAAGGTCCTGCTCGAGCGCACCGCGCTCGCGCTCCTGTCCTACATCGAGGCGTCCGAGGACGGGTTCCGCATCCTCGTGCGAGACTCCCCCGTCGCCCAGGCCACGGGGACGTTCTCCAGCCTCATCGGCGACGTCGCGACCCAGGTCGAGCACCTGCTCGCCCACCAGTTCCGCACGCGCGGGCTCGACCCGAAGGTCGCGCCCATCTACGCGCAGATGCTCGTCGGCATGGTCGCGCTCACCGGGCAGTACTGGCTCGACGTGCGCTCGCCCAAGAAGACCGAGGTCGCGGCGCACCTCGTCAACCTCGCGTGGAACGGCCTCGCGGACATGGAGAAGCGCCCGCACCTCATCACGACCAAGTCCTGA